In Herbinix luporum, a single window of DNA contains:
- the gyrA gene encoding DNA gyrase subunit A, with protein sequence MDEYIFDKVQDVDLKKTMETSYIDYAMSVIASRALPDVRDGLKPVQRRILYAMIELNNGPDKPHRKCARIVGDTMGKYHPHGDSSIYEALVKLAQDFSTRYPLIDGHGNFGSVDGDGAAAMRYTEARLSKISMEMLSDINKDTVDFNPNFDESEREPVVLPSRYPNLLVNGTSGIAVGMATNIPPHNLVEVINGVLKIIDNQIDEDRDTEIDEILDIIKGPDFPTGAEIIGRRGIEEAYRTGRGKIRVRAVTEIETMQNGKPRIIVTELPYMVNKAKLIEKIADLVKEKKIDGITELRDESDRNGMRIVIELRRDVNANVLLNQLYKHTQLQDTFGVIMLALVNNEPRVLNILQMLEYYLKHQKEVVTRRTKYDLNKAEERAHILQGLLIALDHIDEVISIIRGSQNGNIAKERLIERFGLSEAQAQAIIDMRLRALTGLERERLEAEFAELLAKIEEYKAILGDEKKLLGVIKEEITIIRDKYGDERRTKISYDEFDISMEDLIPNETTLIAMTKLGYIKRMTVDNFKSQHRGGKGIKGMQTIEDDFIEDLLMTMNHDYIMFFTNQGRVYRLKAYEIPEASRTARGMAIINLLQLMPDEQITAIIPIKEYKEDRYLFMATKYGMVKKTPIKDYENIRKSGLIAINLREGDELIEVKITNGKKDVFLVTKKGMCIRFDEDDVRPTGRSSMGVIGMSLDEDDQIIGMQLDTQGEYLLFVSAKGLGKRTAIDEFKVQFRGGKGVKCYKLTEKTGEVVGVKAVNEENEIMLITTEGIIIRILVSDISILGRITSGVKLINLDDENVFVASLAKVREESSSTSDEDIIKNLEKELKEENQSDS encoded by the coding sequence ATGGATGAGTATATCTTCGATAAAGTGCAGGATGTGGATTTGAAAAAGACAATGGAAACATCATATATAGATTATGCCATGTCTGTTATTGCATCCCGTGCACTTCCCGATGTAAGGGACGGTTTGAAACCGGTACAAAGAAGAATTCTATATGCAATGATTGAGTTAAATAACGGTCCAGATAAACCACACCGTAAATGTGCCCGTATTGTCGGTGATACCATGGGTAAATATCACCCCCATGGTGATAGCTCTATATACGAGGCCTTGGTTAAGTTGGCCCAGGATTTCTCAACCAGGTACCCTCTGATAGACGGCCACGGTAACTTTGGATCTGTAGACGGTGACGGTGCCGCAGCTATGCGTTATACTGAAGCCAGACTAAGTAAGATCTCCATGGAGATGCTTTCCGACATCAATAAGGATACCGTAGATTTTAATCCCAACTTTGATGAATCAGAAAGAGAACCTGTGGTTTTACCGTCTAGGTATCCTAATCTTTTGGTAAACGGAACATCAGGAATAGCAGTAGGAATGGCTACTAACATACCTCCCCATAATCTGGTGGAGGTTATAAATGGTGTTCTAAAGATTATTGATAATCAAATCGATGAAGATAGAGATACAGAAATAGATGAAATTCTAGATATAATAAAAGGACCGGACTTTCCCACCGGTGCAGAAATAATCGGAAGAAGAGGTATAGAAGAAGCTTATAGAACCGGAAGAGGTAAAATAAGAGTAAGGGCTGTCACAGAAATAGAAACCATGCAAAATGGAAAACCTCGTATTATTGTTACCGAACTTCCTTATATGGTAAACAAAGCTAAATTAATTGAAAAAATAGCAGATCTTGTTAAAGAAAAGAAGATAGATGGCATCACTGAACTTAGAGATGAATCTGACAGAAATGGAATGAGAATTGTAATAGAGCTTCGTAGGGATGTTAATGCCAATGTCTTGCTAAATCAATTATATAAACATACTCAATTACAAGATACCTTTGGGGTTATTATGCTGGCCTTAGTTAATAATGAGCCTAGGGTACTTAATATTCTTCAGATGCTTGAATATTATCTAAAGCATCAAAAGGAAGTTGTAACCAGAAGAACCAAGTATGATTTAAATAAGGCGGAAGAAAGAGCTCACATACTGCAAGGATTACTAATAGCCCTAGATCACATTGATGAAGTAATTAGTATAATTCGTGGTTCTCAAAACGGTAATATAGCAAAGGAAAGATTAATAGAGCGATTTGGTTTATCAGAAGCACAGGCCCAAGCTATTATTGATATGAGGCTCCGTGCACTTACGGGACTAGAAAGAGAAAGATTAGAGGCGGAATTTGCAGAATTATTAGCAAAAATCGAAGAATATAAGGCGATTTTAGGAGATGAGAAAAAATTACTGGGAGTCATCAAAGAAGAAATCACTATAATCAGGGATAAATATGGTGATGAACGTAGAACAAAAATTAGCTATGATGAATTTGATATATCTATGGAAGACCTAATACCTAATGAAACCACTCTTATAGCCATGACAAAATTAGGATATATTAAGCGAATGACAGTGGATAATTTTAAGAGTCAGCATCGGGGTGGAAAAGGAATTAAGGGAATGCAGACTATTGAAGATGACTTTATTGAAGATTTACTTATGACCATGAATCATGATTATATTATGTTCTTTACTAATCAAGGACGGGTATACCGCCTGAAGGCTTATGAAATTCCGGAAGCCAGTAGAACAGCCAGAGGAATGGCCATTATTAATCTTCTACAGTTAATGCCTGATGAACAAATTACAGCTATTATACCCATTAAAGAGTACAAAGAAGACCGTTATTTATTTATGGCAACAAAATATGGCATGGTTAAAAAGACTCCAATTAAGGATTATGAAAATATTCGAAAATCCGGTTTAATAGCTATTAACCTTCGTGAGGGGGATGAGTTAATAGAAGTAAAAATCACCAACGGTAAAAAAGATGTATTTCTAGTAACCAAGAAAGGTATGTGTATCAGGTTTGATGAAGATGATGTAAGACCTACAGGAAGATCATCCATGGGGGTTATAGGTATGTCTTTAGATGAGGATGATCAGATAATAGGAATGCAGCTAGATACTCAAGGTGAATATCTTCTGTTTGTATCAGCCAAGGGACTAGGAAAACGAACAGCCATAGATGAATTCAAGGTACAATTTAGGGGAGGAAAAGGTGTTAAGTGCTATAAACTCACTGAAAAAACAGGTGAAGTAGTTGGGGTAAAAGCTGTTAATGAAGAAAATGAAATAATGCTTATTACTACAGAAGGAATTATTATTCGTATTTTAGTAAGTGATATTTCTATTCTTGGAAGAATTACTTCCGGCGTTAAACTTATTAATTTAGATGATGAAAATGTATTTGTTGCCAGTTTGGCTAAAGTAAGAGAAGAAAGTAGTTCTACATCTGATGAAGACATAATAAAAAATCTAGAGAAGGAATTAAAGGAAGAAAATCAATCCGATAGTTAA
- a CDS encoding ECF transporter S component, translating into MQTDRRSNSYRLTIGGILLALGIIVPRMFHVFGTPGIGKVFLPMHFSIFIAGIFLGPFYGTIIGFITPLINSLFGMPIFPQNIIMAFELASYGLFAGLFMYLLKSYNNKRISRTIRIYISLILSMILGRMVNAIVLLLMARLFNMNVPAPLSVLASSLRGMPGILIQLLLVPGIVIAIYSSQEKYIQ; encoded by the coding sequence ATGCAGACAGATAGAAGAAGCAACTCATACAGACTTACAATAGGGGGTATACTCCTTGCCCTAGGAATTATTGTTCCAAGAATGTTTCATGTGTTTGGAACACCGGGTATTGGAAAGGTGTTCTTGCCCATGCATTTTAGTATTTTTATAGCAGGAATCTTTTTGGGACCTTTTTATGGAACAATCATTGGTTTTATAACTCCCCTAATCAATTCATTATTTGGAATGCCTATATTCCCACAAAATATAATAATGGCATTTGAACTGGCATCCTATGGGTTATTTGCAGGCTTATTTATGTATCTGTTAAAAAGCTATAATAATAAAAGGATTAGTAGAACCATACGAATTTACATAAGTTTAATACTATCCATGATTTTAGGCAGGATGGTTAATGCCATAGTATTGTTGTTAATGGCTAGGTTATTTAATATGAATGTGCCTGCACCCTTATCTGTACTGGCTTCTAGCCTAAGGGGAATGCCGGGTATTCTTATTCAATTATTATTGGTTCCCGGTATTGTAATAGCCATATACTCATCACAAGAGAAATATATTCAATAA
- a CDS encoding fumarate hydratase, whose amino-acid sequence MRIISTSEIVKNIKEMCIEANYKLASDVDLSIREAYKSETSPIGKLVLGQLCDNLDIAKKELIPICQDTGMTIVFVKIGQKLHIEGGSLEDAINEGIRLGYQEGYLRKSVVSDPIIRKNSMDNSPGIIYYEIVPGDKLDITVAPKGFGSENMSRIYMLKPSDGVEGIKKAVLETVKLAGPNACPPIVVGIGIGGSFEKCALLAKKALMRSLDKYSDKAHIRKLEEELLEEINKTNIGPAGFGGKNTALGVKIETYPTHIAGLPVAINISCHVNRHVNRIL is encoded by the coding sequence ATGCGGATTATAAGTACCAGTGAAATAGTAAAAAATATAAAGGAGATGTGCATAGAAGCCAATTATAAATTGGCTTCTGATGTAGATCTTAGTATTAGAGAGGCATATAAATCTGAGACTTCTCCAATAGGTAAGCTGGTACTAGGACAACTTTGTGATAATCTAGATATAGCTAAAAAGGAGTTAATACCCATATGTCAAGATACTGGCATGACCATAGTTTTTGTAAAGATAGGTCAAAAGCTACATATTGAGGGTGGATCCTTAGAGGATGCTATTAATGAGGGAATCAGACTTGGTTATCAAGAGGGATATTTAAGAAAATCCGTAGTATCAGATCCTATTATTCGAAAAAATTCTATGGATAATAGCCCGGGAATTATCTATTATGAAATAGTTCCGGGAGATAAGCTTGATATTACTGTTGCACCAAAAGGATTTGGCAGTGAAAATATGAGTCGTATTTATATGTTAAAACCATCAGACGGTGTAGAGGGAATAAAAAAGGCTGTTTTGGAAACAGTAAAATTAGCCGGTCCCAATGCCTGCCCCCCTATAGTTGTGGGAATAGGAATAGGGGGAAGTTTTGAAAAATGTGCCCTACTTGCTAAAAAGGCTTTGATGCGAAGTCTAGATAAATACTCTGATAAAGCTCATATAAGAAAACTTGAGGAAGAATTACTTGAGGAAATTAATAAGACAAATATAGGGCCGGCAGGTTTTGGAGGTAAAAATACAGCACTAGGTGTTAAAATAGAGACCTATCCTACCCATATAGCAGGACTTCCGGTAGCAATAAATATCAGCTGTCATGTAAACAGGCATGTTAACAGAATACTATAA
- the tkt gene encoding transketolase, whose product MSKIDTMSVNAIRILSADGVQKANSGHPGLPLGAAAMAYELWAKHMKHNPANPKWPNRDRFVLSGGHGSMLLYSLLHLFGYGLTKEDLEQFRQDGSLTPGHPEYGHTVGVEATTGPLGAGMAMAVGMAMAEAHLAAKFNKEGYPVVDHYTYVLGGDGCMMEGITSEAMSLAGTLGLGKLIVLYDSNKISIEGDTDIAFTEDVKKRFEAYGFQTLVVEDGNNLEEIGAAIEAAKADLTRPSMITIKTKIGYGSPKEGMASAHGEPLGADNIKALRENLGWPSDTPFEVPEEVYENYKSIAKKNAQIEEEWNKLFESYCKEYPEMKKLWDQYHDENAAKHLIDNEEFWAYDDKADATRNLSGQVINRIKDHLPNFIGGSADLAPSTKTLMKDEESFSKDNYGGRNLHFGVRELAMAGIGNGMALHGGLRPYVSTFFVFSDYVKPMARLSALMEMPLTYVLTHDSIGVGEDGPTHEPIEQLAMLRAMPNFTVYRPADATETIAAWYYAITSTKTPTALVLSRQNLPQLAGSSKEALKGAYIISDSKKEVPDAIIIASGSEVQLGLGAQEELLKEGIDVRVVSMPSMDVFEQQSEEYKESILPKNVRARVAVEALSYFGWGRYVGLDGTTIAMNSFGASAPANVLFEKFGFTVDNVVKAVKSVL is encoded by the coding sequence ATGAGCAAGATTGACACAATGTCAGTAAATGCCATCAGAATTTTATCTGCAGACGGCGTACAAAAGGCAAATTCAGGGCATCCTGGACTCCCTCTAGGAGCTGCAGCAATGGCTTATGAGCTGTGGGCTAAACACATGAAACATAATCCGGCAAATCCAAAATGGCCAAATAGGGATAGATTTGTATTATCCGGCGGTCATGGATCAATGCTTTTATATTCTTTACTACATTTATTTGGCTATGGCCTTACAAAAGAGGATTTAGAGCAGTTTAGACAAGACGGTTCTTTAACCCCGGGACATCCTGAGTATGGACATACTGTAGGTGTGGAAGCAACAACCGGTCCTTTAGGTGCAGGAATGGCTATGGCAGTAGGTATGGCTATGGCTGAAGCACACCTTGCTGCAAAATTCAATAAAGAAGGTTATCCTGTAGTTGATCATTATACCTATGTTCTAGGTGGAGACGGCTGCATGATGGAAGGAATTACTTCTGAAGCAATGTCTCTTGCAGGAACCTTAGGATTAGGAAAATTAATAGTATTATATGATTCAAATAAGATTTCCATTGAAGGAGATACAGATATAGCCTTTACCGAAGATGTAAAGAAGAGATTTGAAGCATATGGATTCCAGACGTTAGTAGTTGAAGACGGCAATAATCTTGAAGAAATCGGTGCTGCTATTGAAGCTGCTAAGGCAGATCTTACAAGACCTTCCATGATTACAATAAAAACTAAGATTGGTTATGGTAGTCCTAAGGAAGGAATGGCCAGTGCCCATGGTGAACCTTTAGGGGCTGATAATATTAAAGCCTTAAGAGAAAATCTGGGATGGCCCAGTGATACTCCTTTTGAGGTTCCTGAAGAAGTATATGAAAATTACAAATCTATAGCTAAAAAGAATGCACAGATTGAAGAAGAATGGAATAAGCTCTTTGAGAGTTATTGCAAAGAATATCCTGAAATGAAAAAATTATGGGATCAGTATCATGATGAGAATGCTGCAAAGCATCTGATTGATAATGAAGAGTTCTGGGCATATGATGATAAGGCTGATGCTACTAGAAATCTTTCAGGACAAGTAATAAATAGAATTAAAGATCATCTACCTAATTTTATCGGTGGAAGTGCAGACCTTGCACCTTCTACAAAGACCCTTATGAAGGACGAGGAATCTTTCTCTAAAGATAATTATGGAGGCCGTAATCTACATTTTGGTGTAAGAGAACTGGCCATGGCAGGTATAGGTAACGGTATGGCCCTTCACGGTGGACTAAGACCATATGTTTCTACTTTCTTTGTATTTAGTGATTATGTAAAACCCATGGCAAGATTGTCCGCCCTTATGGAAATGCCTTTAACATATGTATTAACCCATGATAGCATCGGTGTAGGAGAAGACGGTCCTACCCATGAGCCTATTGAGCAGTTAGCAATGCTTCGTGCTATGCCTAATTTTACTGTTTACCGTCCTGCAGATGCTACTGAGACTATTGCTGCATGGTATTATGCTATTACATCCACTAAGACTCCTACAGCACTTGTTTTGTCCCGTCAGAATCTGCCACAGTTAGCAGGCTCCTCTAAAGAAGCATTAAAGGGTGCTTATATTATTTCAGATTCTAAGAAGGAAGTGCCTGATGCTATTATTATTGCAAGCGGATCAGAGGTTCAATTAGGTCTTGGTGCTCAGGAAGAATTATTAAAGGAAGGTATTGATGTAAGAGTAGTCAGCATGCCTTCTATGGATGTATTTGAGCAGCAATCTGAGGAGTATAAAGAAAGTATCCTACCTAAGAATGTAAGAGCTAGAGTGGCTGTAGAAGCTCTATCTTACTTCGGATGGGGTAGATATGTTGGTCTAGACGGAACTACTATTGCCATGAATAGCTTTGGTGCTTCTGCTCCTGCCAATGTTCTTTTTGAGAAATTTGGCTTTACAGTAGATAATGTGGTAAAAGCAGTTAAAAGCGTATTATAA
- the recF gene encoding DNA replication/repair protein RecF (All proteins in this family for which functions are known are DNA-binding proteins that assist the filamentation of RecA onto DNA for the initiation of recombination or recombinational repair.): MIVKSLELKEFRNYEHLNLDFDSGINILYGKNAQGKTNILEAIYLGGTTKSHRGSKDREIIRFNKDEAHIRINIEKNQVTHRIDIHLKKNKAKGVAIDGIPIKRQGELFGMLNLVFFSPEDLNIIKNGPGERRRFLDLELCQLDKIYMYHLTNYNKALAQRNHLLKQISFNRDLLGTLYIWDAKLIEHGSVIINTRNSFIRKINELIYPIHKKLTGGKEELTLQYEPNVRLDEYPEKLKQSLERDLYLKMTNVGPHRDDMAFLFGKMDIKKFGSQGQQRTSALSLKLAELQLVEEVIKDKPVLLLDDVLSELDRSRQNYLLNSIGDIQTIITCTGLEEFINNRINYNKIFHVSNGTVSCEN; encoded by the coding sequence ATGATTGTAAAGTCATTGGAACTTAAAGAATTTAGAAATTATGAGCATCTTAATTTAGATTTTGATAGTGGTATCAATATATTATATGGGAAAAACGCTCAGGGAAAAACCAATATTTTAGAGGCTATTTATCTTGGTGGAACTACAAAATCCCATAGAGGAAGTAAGGATAGGGAAATTATTCGTTTTAACAAAGATGAAGCTCATATAAGAATAAATATTGAGAAAAATCAGGTAACTCATAGGATAGATATACATTTAAAGAAAAATAAAGCCAAAGGGGTAGCTATTGACGGTATCCCCATTAAAAGACAAGGTGAATTGTTTGGAATGCTAAACCTTGTGTTTTTTTCTCCTGAAGATTTAAATATTATAAAAAATGGTCCAGGGGAAAGAAGAAGGTTTTTAGATTTAGAATTATGTCAATTAGATAAAATATACATGTATCATTTAACTAATTATAATAAAGCTTTAGCCCAAAGAAACCATCTGTTAAAGCAAATAAGTTTTAACAGGGATTTATTGGGTACACTATATATATGGGATGCTAAACTAATAGAACATGGTAGTGTTATTATTAACACAAGAAATTCATTTATTCGTAAAATTAATGAGTTGATTTATCCGATACATAAAAAACTAACCGGAGGAAAGGAAGAACTAACACTTCAATATGAACCAAATGTAAGGCTAGATGAATACCCTGAAAAATTAAAACAGTCATTAGAGAGAGATTTATATTTAAAAATGACCAATGTAGGTCCCCATAGGGATGATATGGCATTTTTATTTGGTAAAATGGACATTAAAAAATTTGGATCACAAGGACAGCAAAGAACCTCTGCACTATCATTAAAGTTAGCTGAACTTCAGTTGGTAGAAGAGGTTATTAAAGATAAACCGGTTCTTTTATTAGATGATGTTTTATCGGAACTAGATAGAAGTAGACAAAATTATTTGCTTAACAGCATCGGAGATATTCAGACAATCATAACCTGTACGGGGCTGGAAGAATTTATCAATAATAGGATTAATTATAATAAAATATTTCATGTATCTAATGGAACAGTTTCCTGTGAAAATTAA
- a CDS encoding Fe-S-containing hydro-lyase — MKKYISTPLSKDEASKLKAGDYVYITGIMYTARDAAHLRMYEALIKGEELPFSLEDNFIYYMGPTPAKKGQVIGSAGPTTSSRMDKYTPLLLDKGLRGMIGKGHRDNKVIDSIVKNQAVYFAAIGGAGALLSKSIKKAEVIAYDDLGTEAIRKIYVEEFPAIVVIDSKGNNLYKIKD, encoded by the coding sequence ATGAAAAAATATATAAGCACACCATTATCAAAAGATGAAGCAAGTAAACTTAAAGCCGGAGATTATGTCTATATTACCGGAATAATGTATACAGCAAGGGATGCAGCCCATCTTAGAATGTATGAGGCTTTAATAAAAGGTGAAGAACTACCTTTTTCTTTAGAGGATAATTTTATATATTATATGGGTCCTACGCCTGCAAAGAAAGGGCAAGTCATAGGTTCTGCAGGACCGACAACCAGCAGTCGTATGGATAAATATACTCCATTATTACTGGATAAAGGATTAAGGGGAATGATAGGAAAAGGCCATAGGGACAACAAAGTTATAGATTCTATTGTTAAAAATCAGGCAGTTTATTTTGCGGCAATCGGTGGTGCAGGGGCCTTGCTTTCAAAAAGTATAAAAAAAGCAGAAGTAATTGCCTATGATGATTTAGGAACAGAAGCAATCCGCAAAATATATGTTGAAGAATTCCCTGCCATAGTAGTTATAGATTCAAAAGGGAATAATTTATATAAAATCAAAGATTAA
- the gyrB gene encoding DNA topoisomerase (ATP-hydrolyzing) subunit B, with protein MSNNYGADQIQILEGLEAVRKRPGMYIGSTASKGLHHLVYEIVDNAVDEALAGYCDTIEVNINKDNSITVIDNGRGIPVGINHKAGIPAVEVVFTVLHAGGKFGGGGYKVSGGLHGVGASVVNALSEWLEVEICVDGKKYHQKYERGKPLMKLQELGETDLRGTKVSFLPDKEIFEETIFDYDILKQRLREMAFLTKGIKIILRDFRQEETVEKVFHYEGGIKEYVQYLNRHKDPLYHDIIYCEGKKDDVYVEVAMQHNQTYVEGCYSFVNNITTPEGGTHLVGFKNALTKTFNEYARNNKILKDNEANLSGEDIREGLVAIISIKLPDPQFEGQTKQKLGNSEARGAVDNIVSEQLTYYLEQNPNVAKMICEKAVLAQRAREAARKARELTRRKTALEGSGLPGKLADCSEKDPTKCEIYIVEGDSAGGSAKTARSRATQAILPLRGKILNVEKARLDKILSNNEIRAMITAFGTGISEDFDISKLRYHKIIIMTDADVDGAHIATLLLTFFYRFMPELIKQGYVYMAQPPLYKIEKGKNIKYAYSDVELDKILSEIGRDNVKIQRYKGLGEMNAEQLWDTTMDPEKRLLLRVTMDEEESSEIDLTFTTLMGDKVEPRREFIEANAKYVRNLDI; from the coding sequence ATGAGTAATAATTACGGTGCAGATCAAATTCAAATATTAGAAGGATTAGAGGCAGTAAGAAAACGGCCTGGAATGTATATTGGTTCCACCGCCTCCAAAGGATTGCATCATCTGGTATATGAGATAGTTGATAATGCGGTAGATGAAGCATTGGCAGGTTACTGTGATACAATAGAGGTTAATATAAACAAAGACAACTCTATTACGGTAATTGATAATGGCCGAGGTATTCCTGTTGGTATCAATCATAAGGCCGGAATTCCTGCTGTTGAGGTTGTTTTTACAGTACTACATGCAGGAGGAAAGTTTGGCGGCGGAGGATATAAGGTGTCCGGCGGTTTGCATGGAGTTGGAGCAAGCGTAGTTAATGCCCTGTCAGAGTGGTTGGAAGTTGAAATATGTGTAGACGGAAAAAAATATCATCAAAAATATGAACGGGGTAAGCCTTTAATGAAATTACAGGAACTTGGAGAAACAGATTTAAGAGGAACCAAGGTTTCTTTCCTTCCTGACAAAGAAATTTTTGAAGAAACTATATTTGATTATGATATCTTAAAGCAACGACTTAGAGAAATGGCTTTTTTAACTAAAGGAATCAAGATAATTCTTAGGGATTTCAGACAAGAGGAAACAGTAGAAAAGGTATTCCATTATGAGGGTGGTATTAAGGAATATGTCCAGTACTTAAATCGCCATAAGGATCCTTTGTATCATGATATTATATACTGTGAAGGTAAAAAAGATGATGTATATGTTGAAGTAGCCATGCAGCATAATCAAACTTATGTTGAAGGCTGTTATAGTTTTGTAAATAATATAACTACTCCGGAGGGTGGTACCCATCTGGTAGGCTTTAAGAATGCACTGACAAAAACTTTTAATGAATATGCTAGAAACAATAAAATACTTAAGGATAATGAGGCTAATTTATCCGGTGAAGATATAAGAGAAGGTCTTGTTGCAATAATTAGCATCAAGTTGCCGGATCCCCAATTTGAAGGTCAAACAAAGCAAAAACTTGGTAATAGTGAAGCAAGGGGAGCAGTGGATAATATTGTAAGCGAACAGCTTACATATTACTTGGAGCAAAACCCTAATGTTGCCAAGATGATTTGTGAAAAGGCTGTGCTGGCCCAAAGAGCCAGAGAAGCAGCAAGAAAAGCAAGGGAATTAACCAGAAGAAAAACGGCTCTTGAAGGATCTGGTCTTCCGGGAAAACTGGCAGATTGCTCAGAAAAAGATCCTACTAAATGTGAAATATATATAGTTGAGGGTGATTCCGCGGGAGGATCAGCTAAAACAGCCAGATCAAGAGCAACCCAAGCTATTTTACCTTTAAGAGGAAAAATTTTAAATGTAGAAAAAGCAAGGCTAGATAAAATCTTATCAAATAATGAGATTAGAGCTATGATAACTGCATTTGGAACAGGAATATCAGAGGATTTTGATATTAGCAAGTTGCGTTATCATAAGATAATTATAATGACGGACGCCGATGTGGACGGTGCCCATATTGCTACCCTGCTACTGACATTTTTCTACAGATTTATGCCTGAACTTATTAAACAAGGTTATGTATATATGGCTCAGCCCCCTCTTTATAAAATTGAAAAAGGTAAAAATATAAAATATGCTTATAGCGATGTTGAATTAGATAAAATTCTAAGTGAGATAGGCAGAGACAATGTTAAAATCCAAAGATATAAAGGTTTGGGTGAAATGAATGCTGAGCAGCTGTGGGATACTACTATGGATCCTGAGAAAAGACTATTACTGCGGGTTACAATGGATGAAGAAGAATCATCAGAAATAGATTTAACCTTTACAACACTGATGGGTGATAAAGTAGAACCCAGAAGGGAATTTATTGAAGCAAATGCTAAATATGTTAGAAATCTTGATATATAG
- a CDS encoding RNA-binding S4 domain-containing protein, giving the protein MIEIKLREDYIKLGQALKAAGLADSGSLAKSEILDGMVKVNGQVEIQRGKKLHDGDIVEYRGQKIKIIK; this is encoded by the coding sequence ATGATAGAAATTAAATTAAGAGAAGATTATATTAAGCTTGGACAAGCACTTAAGGCTGCAGGGCTTGCAGATTCCGGCTCTTTGGCTAAATCTGAGATACTAGATGGAATGGTTAAGGTGAATGGTCAAGTTGAAATACAAAGGGGTAAGAAACTCCATGATGGTGATATTGTAGAATATAGGGGACAGAAGATAAAGATTATAAAATAA
- a CDS encoding NAD-dependent protein deacylase, translating into MKEKVDLLKQYINESDNIVFFGGAGVSTESGIPDFRSVDGLYHMKYKYPPETILSHSFFIRHTEQFYEFYKEKMIYKDVKPNITHLKLADLEKQGKLKAVVTQNIDGLHQEAGSKNVLELHGSVLRNFCMNCNKFYDLNKIIKSKNIPYCQCGGIIKPDVVLYEESLDDATITKAIQFISKADILIIGGTSLSVYPAAGLIRYYKGRKMVLINKSVTAYDNDADLFIQAGLGEVFKEL; encoded by the coding sequence TTGAAAGAGAAAGTTGATCTTCTGAAGCAATATATTAATGAAAGTGATAATATTGTTTTTTTTGGAGGAGCAGGAGTATCAACTGAAAGCGGTATTCCGGATTTTAGAAGCGTTGACGGATTGTATCATATGAAATATAAATATCCCCCGGAAACTATATTAAGCCATAGCTTTTTTATCCGTCATACAGAGCAGTTTTATGAGTTTTACAAGGAAAAGATGATATATAAAGATGTAAAGCCTAACATAACTCATCTTAAGCTGGCTGACTTAGAAAAGCAGGGAAAGTTAAAGGCAGTAGTAACCCAGAATATTGACGGACTTCACCAAGAAGCAGGTAGTAAAAATGTCTTAGAACTTCACGGGTCAGTATTGCGAAACTTTTGTATGAACTGTAATAAATTTTATGATCTTAATAAAATAATTAAAAGTAAAAATATCCCATATTGTCAATGTGGAGGAATTATAAAACCTGATGTGGTTCTTTATGAAGAAAGTCTTGATGATGCTACTATTACAAAAGCAATACAGTTTATATCTAAGGCAGATATATTAATTATTGGGGGGACATCTCTTAGTGTTTATCCGGCGGCAGGACTTATCAGATATTACAAGGGAAGAAAAATGGTGCTGATTAATAAGTCCGTAACAGCTTATGATAATGATGCTGATTTATTTATACAGGCCGGCTTAGGAGAGGTTTTCAAAGAATTATAG